A stretch of the Filimonas lacunae genome encodes the following:
- a CDS encoding metallophosphoesterase family protein: protein MTKSLISRKALLALPLVAAMAGVGCKKDEKSVEGNMPASVQFVFTSDAHYGLTRAAFQGKTKVDAHVVNAAMVAQMNTLPGMTLPADSGVNAGLKINTVDYILEGGDIANRMETSASVQTAAASWDQFKTDYLQSLTVKNGNGQNAELLMVPGNHDVSNTIGYYATMNPLTDATSMAGIYNLMFNTTTKTAANYNYNNDRINYSREIGGVHFCFIQMWPDSSVRIWMEKDLQAIASTTPVIIVAHDQPAVVTNHFTNPNGDHSINATDKFDNVLDEHLKDGSSSTGSDAIEQRAFVAFLKKHTNIKAYLHGHVHESKYYTYAGPDSDISLPTVGADSPMKGVVSATDETKLTFHFGALDTQKQVLTMRECYWNPTATAGAAIQWGKTCTISLK from the coding sequence ATGACAAAATCATTGATTTCCCGTAAGGCTTTGCTGGCGCTACCCCTGGTGGCTGCTATGGCTGGTGTAGGATGTAAAAAAGACGAAAAATCTGTAGAAGGAAACATGCCTGCTTCTGTTCAGTTTGTGTTTACTTCAGATGCGCACTATGGTTTAACCCGTGCCGCATTCCAGGGTAAAACAAAGGTAGACGCGCATGTAGTGAACGCAGCGATGGTGGCGCAAATGAACACCTTGCCTGGAATGACACTGCCTGCCGACAGTGGTGTAAACGCTGGTTTAAAAATTAACACAGTAGATTATATCCTGGAAGGTGGCGATATTGCTAACAGAATGGAAACCAGTGCCAGCGTGCAAACAGCCGCTGCTTCGTGGGATCAGTTTAAAACAGACTACCTGCAAAGCCTTACTGTTAAAAATGGTAACGGGCAAAATGCAGAATTGCTGATGGTGCCTGGTAACCATGATGTATCTAATACTATCGGCTATTATGCCACCATGAATCCATTAACGGATGCTACTTCTATGGCAGGTATTTACAACCTGATGTTTAATACCACCACTAAAACAGCTGCTAACTATAATTATAACAACGATCGCATTAACTATTCAAGAGAAATTGGTGGTGTGCATTTTTGCTTTATTCAAATGTGGCCTGATTCCAGCGTACGTATCTGGATGGAGAAAGACCTGCAAGCCATAGCATCTACCACACCGGTGATCATTGTAGCGCACGATCAGCCAGCTGTAGTAACCAACCACTTTACCAATCCTAACGGCGATCATTCTATTAATGCCACTGATAAGTTTGATAACGTATTAGACGAGCACCTGAAAGATGGTAGTTCTTCTACCGGTTCTGATGCTATTGAGCAAAGAGCATTTGTAGCTTTTCTGAAAAAGCATACCAACATCAAAGCGTATTTGCATGGACATGTGCACGAAAGCAAGTACTACACTTATGCTGGTCCGGATAGCGATATTTCCCTGCCAACCGTTGGTGCTGACTCGCCCATGAAAGGGGTAGTGTCTGCCACAGACGAAACCAAGTTGACTTTCCATTTTGGTGCATTGGATACGCAAAAGCAAGTGCTTACTATGAGGGAGTGTTACTGGAACCCAACTGCTACTGCTGGTGCAGCTATTCAGTGGGGGAAGACGTGTACTATTTCTTTGAAGTAA
- a CDS encoding DMT family transporter: MNNKVKGYLLAIFSAIFYGLIPLFMLPLKAIHFSVDLTLFYRFFISALVLLGYIVYTKKALKVNSRELIILGALGSLFAFSSELLFMGYDLLSPGIASTLLFVYPIMVALIMAFFFQEKLTRLTVLSLFITLCGIFALSIKDANFHINVAGLVVALLCALCYAIYIVAVNKAKLQVPGITISFYSMLFSALFYLCKVLVLHSFIVPGAGTLLHITLFGLITCVGSITALVYAIKLIGSTPTSIMGAVEPVTAVAISVLLFQEPFTGALLAGIVLILTGVLISIIADSKKETAAH; this comes from the coding sequence ATGAATAATAAGGTAAAAGGATATTTGCTGGCTATATTCTCGGCCATTTTTTACGGCCTGATCCCTTTATTTATGCTACCCCTCAAAGCCATACACTTTTCGGTAGACCTTACTTTATTTTATCGCTTCTTCATTTCCGCCCTGGTGCTGCTGGGCTATATCGTTTATACAAAGAAAGCCCTGAAAGTCAACAGTCGCGAACTGATTATTCTGGGCGCGTTAGGTAGCTTATTTGCATTCAGCTCAGAATTGTTATTCATGGGGTACGACCTGCTTTCTCCCGGCATCGCCTCTACCCTGTTGTTTGTTTACCCGATTATGGTGGCGCTGATCATGGCTTTCTTTTTCCAGGAAAAATTAACCAGGCTAACCGTGCTATCCTTGTTCATTACCCTGTGCGGCATATTTGCCCTTAGCATCAAAGACGCCAATTTTCATATCAATGTGGCCGGCCTGGTAGTAGCACTTTTATGCGCCCTGTGTTATGCTATTTACATTGTGGCGGTAAACAAAGCCAAACTACAGGTACCAGGCATCACTATATCGTTTTACTCTATGTTGTTTTCTGCCCTATTTTATCTGTGTAAAGTGCTGGTGCTACATTCTTTTATAGTGCCCGGTGCAGGCACCTTATTGCACATTACGCTATTTGGTTTGATTACCTGTGTGGGTTCTATTACAGCTTTGGTGTATGCCATTAAGTTGATTGGTTCTACCCCTACTTCTATTATGGGAGCTGTGGAGCCGGTTACGGCGGTAGCCATTAGCGTATTGCTGTTCCAGGAACCATTTACGGGAGCTTTACTAGCAGGGATTGTGTTGATTTTGACGGGGGTGCTGATTAGTATTATTGCGGATAGTAAGAAGGAAACAGCAGCGCATTGA
- a CDS encoding TetR/AcrR family transcriptional regulator: MSKMNVPLYSTSNTFMSATNAIKEDLMQQQILQAAQQLFQKHGYQKVTMDDVAKAIGKGRSSLYYYYKNKDEVFDAVMDAEISDIMAELARAVEQATTVEQKLRTYGVTKTKISRKKKSFFDALETGMHPDEMPQYAQKKVAIQKKIRKEEAALLSKVLKQGTAQGEVATLDAKEQDMILFVFASTLRGFKREMMVDSSLARIEQAIDVLVQMTMLRLR, from the coding sequence ATGTCGAAAATGAATGTACCTTTGTACTCTACAAGCAACACTTTCATGTCAGCCACCAATGCGATAAAAGAAGATTTGATGCAGCAGCAGATTTTGCAGGCGGCGCAGCAGCTGTTTCAAAAGCATGGTTATCAGAAGGTAACGATGGATGATGTGGCGAAGGCTATTGGCAAGGGTAGAAGTTCCTTGTATTACTACTACAAGAATAAGGATGAAGTATTTGATGCGGTGATGGACGCTGAAATCAGCGATATTATGGCAGAACTTGCGCGTGCGGTAGAGCAGGCCACTACGGTGGAGCAAAAGCTGCGTACGTATGGTGTTACCAAAACCAAAATTTCCCGTAAAAAGAAGTCTTTCTTCGATGCGCTGGAAACGGGCATGCATCCGGATGAAATGCCGCAATATGCTCAAAAGAAGGTGGCTATTCAGAAAAAGATCAGGAAGGAAGAAGCAGCTTTGTTAAGCAAGGTGTTGAAACAGGGCACAGCCCAGGGAGAAGTGGCAACGCTGGACGCTAAAGAGCAGGACATGATTTTATTTGTGTTTGCCAGCACATTGCGTGGGTTTAAGCGGGAGATGATGGTGGATAGCAGTTTGGCGCGTATTGAGCAGGCTATTGATGTGCTGGTGCAGATGACCATGCTACGTCTTCGGTAA